From Oncorhynchus keta strain PuntledgeMale-10-30-2019 unplaced genomic scaffold, Oket_V2 Un_contig_14101_pilon_pilon, whole genome shotgun sequence:
tgcatcccccccttttcccctcagaacagacttaattcatcggggcatggactctgcaaggtgtcgtaagtgttccacagggatgctgacccatgttgacgccaatgcttcccacagttggctggatgtcctttgggtggtggaccattcttgatacacacaggaaactgttgaaaaacccagcagcattgcagttcttgacacaaaccggtgcgcctggcacctactacctgGTTCGAAGGTACTTAACTCTTTTCCATTCACCCTCTCAatgccacacatacacaatccaagtctgaattgtctcaaggcttaaaacccctactttaacccgtctcctccccttcatctacactgattgaagtggctttaacaggtgacatcaataagggatcatagctttcacctggattcacctggtcagtctgtcatggtaaGAGCATGTttagtatactcagtgtattgTCACCTGGTTTGTGTGACTCATGGAAAGAACATAATATCTTCTGAGAAGTAAGAGGATAAAGTGCCACAGTTAGTTATTAAAACCTCTGTTATAACTGTGGGCGTATCCTCTCAGCAGCATGACACATCTAAAACTAACAGTTTCACAACCGCCCTTTGTCACAGTTCCCTTGGAATGCTCCTTAATGGCGTTGTTATCTCTTTGTTTGCTTATGTCCTTATGGCTGTGTGCTGTGCTGTTCCTTACCGTAGCCGGTACCTGCAACCTGTGGCCTTAGACCTGTACTATGTAGACCACAAGCCCTTCTGCCTGGCTGTATAGCTGGTCTCTACCCAACAGTCCAATGTCCATTTAGATAATAAGTCTGAAGAGCTGACGCAGAGCGAGGCAGGGTTACAGCAGGCTGCTATCTGATTACTATCAACACACAGGTCACAaacacagctagagagagagaggtagacaggtagagagacgcTGAACGCAGTGAGAAcaacaactaactaactaacaactgtggaactgaacagaacagcaGACAAACAGAAGACTGAAGAAGTCCTAACAAAGAGAGACTGGtcctagtggtagtgttagtgagCGACTATGTCTAAACAGACAGAGATGTTTGTCCTGTTCTTCGTCTGTCTGTCCGGGCTGGTCCAGTCTACGACAGCGATGATATTCTGGACGGCGTACGTGGGGGTACATTTCTACGACAGCAGCTCTAACCAGACAGAGACCAGGTTCTGTGAGTGTGGGGTGTACGGGCGTTCCTCCCCTCTGGAGAGCGCTGCCGGGATGGTGGTCCTCCCTGCCTCAGACCCCCAGGGCTGCAGCCTGGACCCCTACCCCTCCAACGACAACACCACCACCCAGGGGTATTGGATCGCTCTGGTCAAGAGGGGAAACTGTACCTTCAGTGAGAAGATCAGGGCAGCGTGGGCCAGGGGGGCGGCGGCCGTAGTGGTCTATAACCTGGATGGAACCGGTAACAGCTCAGATTACATGGCTCACAGTGACACCTCTGGCACCGTGGCCATCATGATCGGTAACCTCCAGGGGGTTGAGATCGCCAACATAGTGCGGAGTGGTGTGGCCGTCTCCATGGTGATCGAGGTGGGCAAAGCCCATGGACCCTGGATGGACACCTATTGGCTCTACTTCCTGTCTATCGCCTTCTTCATTGTGACGGGCGCCTCCATTGTCTACTTCGGATTCATCTCCGCCCACCGACTGCATAGTCTCAGGGTGATCCATCTCACCGATAGGCGGCTGAGGAATGAGGCCAAGAAAGCGATTGGTCGGCTGGAGGTGCGTACGCTGAAGCGCGGGGACGAGGAAACGAAGCCGGACAGCCACACCTGTGCCGTGTGTATCGAGTCATACCGCC
This genomic window contains:
- the LOC118381631 gene encoding E3 ubiquitin-protein ligase RNF128-like, with the translated sequence MSKQTEMFVLFFVCLSGLVQSTTAMIFWTAYVGVHFYDSSSNQTETRFCECGVYGRSSPLESAAGMVVLPASDPQGCSLDPYPSNDNTTTQGYWIALVKRGNCTFSEKIRAAWARGAAAVVVYNLDGTGNSSDYMAHSDTSGTVAIMIGNLQGVEIANIVRSGVAVSMVIEVGKAHGPWMDTYWLYFLSIAFFIVTGASIVYFGFISAHRLHSLRVIHLTDRRLRNEAKKAIGRLEVRTLKRGDEETKPDSHTCAVCIESYRPGDVVTVLTCGHLFHKACIEPWLLDKRTCPMCKADILKALGVEGPGEEESSSSSVPPPDVPIVTVSGGSGRELLYEVPLNDKHLPTPTLTPQPSTEAWQPHHYDNIVFEGETHPQGNVATRG